Proteins from a single region of Verrucosispora sp. NA02020:
- a CDS encoding DUF397 domain-containing protein, whose amino-acid sequence MATQGFSVDLTQATWFKSSKSGPNCDNCVEVAYVTGAVGVRDSKDKAGPALVFAPGHWHAFVAGTRDGAFGRS is encoded by the coding sequence GTGGCGACGCAAGGATTCTCCGTGGACCTGACGCAGGCGACATGGTTCAAGAGCTCGAAGAGCGGCCCGAACTGTGACAACTGCGTGGAGGTGGCGTACGTGACCGGGGCGGTCGGCGTCCGGGATTCGAAGGACAAGGCCGGTCCGGCCCTCGTCTTCGCACCGGGACACTGGCACGCCTTCGTCGCCGGCACCAGGGACGGCGCGTTCGGCCGGAGCTGA